From the genome of Lutzomyia longipalpis isolate SR_M1_2022 chromosome 2, ASM2433408v1, one region includes:
- the LOC129790829 gene encoding proton channel OtopLc isoform X11 has protein sequence MGGPDVKVATVDVESGDNMATLPVSRAHTGGSGDTAEKNNAANKEMELKNVVPKPLQRTSLFIVTSLVYAMLLVVVCISYVISDVSTRRIPVMYYEGFFTYLYGASILFLLYVFCFLLQESTCCAGGEKPPKPVKEKKPKKEKKPKKGDPPEGKDAKGGKDKDKDAAKGGKPSPFQEVLPKKKRDLVREQSLQKDTTVEAEKAPTPKNVRKRKTTQNNTTHGSFFLRVGAIAFGLGTMIYTGLEFGSFFEIPFDSPCHQILRGVNPLLQMIFTFMQMYFIFMNARLNIHRFKVLARFGLMHIVATNVCVWIRTLVLESIKEITLYHQRRGPSPEDGAILDSIRRHTMKNARTVMGTHLEPDFDWEPLHSNMNLQEASSAESPANILSRIVKSTAQGVTEGLAEDLDNPTPTTTSSPTTTIAHTTTTFLRKLKRATSAPTTAETSTTTTTTTPSPPTPTSTLASIFALFSSSSTTTTTPPPTTTTTTTTTESIFSNLFGFDQHSYQTYSELAHNATNSLDQTVENLNSLYPQAFTAFQAINVSNSTNGTSCGRVNIMGTIVQDSAPYLYPFIIEYCLIGAVVIYVMWRQIGRYPKFATEEDLEHRLEVMLSRRAVAMAQASSGRVDCIGASKGLFFGLLLLVGSLICLILFFVLVRHPQLSLLAIYLADVSHSALMAFSVIAILIGFCRVQHLKFRCEDQSNLNDILLRISAFGLFTYSVFSVISGALNFLDSEPNLLVCVTGALAVLQVIFQLLFIADVSRRRVHLPEHDRSKPGRQIVTFLLICNISMFAIYTFEAQKVFANPVQLDFYGFIAWSLIQRVTLPLCIFHRFHSAVTLAEVWKTTYKPRLE, from the exons ATGGGTGGTCCTGATGTGAAGGTGGCCACTGTTGATGTGGAAAGTGGAGACAATATGGCTACGCTTCCCGTCTCGAGGGCACACACAGGCGGAAGTGGGGACACTGCTGAGAAGAATAATGCAGCCAACAAGGAGATGGAGCTTAAGAATGTTGTCCCAAAACCACTTCAGag GACATCCCTCTTCATTGTAACCAGCTTGGTGTATGCCATGCTATTGGTTGTGGTTTGCATTTCTTACGTCATCAGCGACGTGAGCACCCGTCGAATCCCCGTAATGTACTACGAGGGATTCTTTACGTATCTCTATGGAGCCAGCATCCTCTTCCTGCTCTACGTGTTCTGCTTCCTTCTACAGG AGAGCACCTGCTGTGCTGGTGGTGAGAAACCACCGAAGCCCGTGAAGGAGAAGAAGccgaagaaggagaagaaaccAAAGAAGGGTGATCCACCAGAGGGAAAGGATGCCAAAGGGGGAAAGGACAAGGACAAGGATGCAGCAAAGGGTGGCAAACCCAGCCCATTCCAG GAGGTCTTACCCAAAAAGAAACGCGATTTGGTGCGCGAACAATCGCTCCAGAAG gATACAACTGTCGAAGCGGAGAAAGCACCAACACCAAAGAATGTGCGAAAGAGGAAAACTACGCAGAACAATACCACCCATGGGAGTTTCTTCCTCCGTGTCGGTGCAATTg CTTTCGGTTTGGGTACAATGATCTATACTGGATTGGAGTTTGGTTCATTCTTTGAGATTCCTTTTGATTCGCCGTGCCATCAAATTTTACGCGGTGTTAACCCACTTCTTCAGATGATCTTTACTTTTATGCAGATGTATTTCATCTTTATGAATGCAAGG cTCAACATCCATCGCTTCAAAGTATTGGCACGTTTTGGACTGATGCACATCGTTGCGACGAATGTTTGCGTGTGGATCCGTACGCTTGTACTCGAATCAATCAAGGAGATCACACTCTACCACCAACGCCGTGGACCATCACCTGAAGACGGTGCTATTTTAG ATTCCATTCGACGACATACCATGAAGAATGCACGAACGGTTATGGGAACACATCTAGAGCCAGATTTCGATTGGGAGCCACTGCACTCCAATATGAATCTCCAGGAGGCATCATCAGCTGAATCTCCAGCAAATATCCTGTCGCGCATTGTTAAGAGTACAGCTCAAGGTGTAACGGAGGGACTTGCTGAGGATCTGGACAATCCAACtccaacaacaacatcatCCCCTACAACAACCATTGCACACACCACAACAACCTTCCTGAGAAAGCTAAAGCGTGCCACATCAGCCCCAACCACTGCCGAAACATCCACAACCACCACAACAACTACACCTTCCCCACCAACTCCAACCTCAACCCTAGCTTCTATTTTTGCCCTCTTCTCCTCATCCTCAACCACCACAACTACCCCACCAcccacaacaacaacaacaacaaccacAACAGAGTCAATCTTCAGCAACCTCTTCGGCTTTGACCAGCATTCGTATCAGACCTACTCAGAACTGGCACACAATGCCACCAATTCTCTGGACCAGACTGTTGAGAATCTCAATTCGTTGTACCCTCAAGCCTTTACTGCATTCCAGGCCATAAATGTATCAAACTCAACTAATGGTACAAGCTGCGGACGAGTTAATATCATGGGGACCATTGTTCAGGATTCAGCTCCCTACCTATATCCCTTCATCATTGAATACTGCCTGATTGGAGCCGTTGTCATCTACGTAATGTGGCGTCAGATTGGACGATACCCCAA GTTCGCTACGGAGGAAGATCTTGAACATCGTTTAGAAGTGATGCTTTCCCGACGTGCTGTAGCCATGGCTCAGGCCTCCTCAGGTCGCGTTGACTGCATTGGAGCATCGAAGGGACTTTTCTTTGGACTTTTGCTCCTTGTTGGCTCACTGATCTGCTTGATTCTCTTCTTCGTTCTTGTGCGTCATCCACAATTGTCACTCCTGGCTATTTACCTGGCAGACGTATCACACAGCGCTCTAATGGCTTTCTCCGTAATTGCCATTCTTATCGGCTTCTGCAG gGTTCAACACTTGAAATTCCGTTGTGAGGACCAAAGCAACTTGAACGATATCCTTCTGCGTATCTCGGCATTCGGTTTGTTCACCTATTCAGTGTTCAGCGTTATTTCTGGAGCACTTAACTTCCTAGATAGTGAGCCGAATTTGCTTGTCTGCGTCACTGGGGCACTCGCTGTTCTACAG gtgatATTCCAACTGCTCTTCATTGCTGATGTTTCCCGGCGTCGAGTTCACCTTCCAGAGCATGACCGGAGCAAACCAGGACGTCAGATTGTCACATTCTTGCTCATCTGCAATATCTCCATGTTCGCCATCTACACATTTGAGGCACAGAAAGTCTTTGCAAATCCG GTTCAATTGGACTTCTACGGCTTCATTGCCTGGTCACTTATTCAGCGTGTCACCTTGCCCCTGTGCATATTCCATCGATTTCACAGCGCCGTCACTCTGGCAGAGGTCTGGAAGACAACATACAAGCCACGTTTGGAGTAA
- the LOC129790829 gene encoding proton channel OtopLc isoform X13 — MGGPDVKVATVDVESGDNMATLPVSRAHTGGSGDTAEKNNAANKEMELKNVVPKPLQRTSLFIVTSLVYAMLLVVVCISYVISDVSTRRIPVMYYEGFFTYLYGASILFLLYVFCFLLQESTCCAGGEKPPKPVKEKKPKKEKKPKKGDPPEGKDAKGGKDKDKDAAKGGKPSPFQTIKFNFQDTTVEAEKAPTPKNVRKRKTTQNNTTHGSFFLRVGAIAFGLGTMIYTGLEFGSFFEIPFDSPCHQILRGVNPLLQMIFTFMQMYFIFMNARLNIHRFKVLARFGLMHIVATNVCVWIRTLVLESIKEITLYHQRRGPSPEDGAILDSIRRHTMKNARTVMGTHLEPDFDWEPLHSNMNLQEASSAESPANILSRIVKSTAQGVTEGLAEDLDNPTPTTTSSPTTTIAHTTTTFLRKLKRATSAPTTAETSTTTTTTTPSPPTPTSTLASIFALFSSSSTTTTTPPPTTTTTTTTTESIFSNLFGFDQHSYQTYSELAHNATNSLDQTVENLNSLYPQAFTAFQAINVSNSTNGTSCGRVNIMGTIVQDSAPYLYPFIIEYCLIGAVVIYVMWRQIGRYPKFATEEDLEHRLEVMLSRRAVAMAQASSGRVDCIGASKGLFFGLLLLVGSLICLILFFVLVRHPQLSLLAIYLADVSHSALMAFSVIAILIGFCRVQHLKFRCEDQSNLNDILLRISAFGLFTYSVFSVISGALNFLDSEPNLLVCVTGALAVLQVIFQLLFIADVSRRRVHLPEHDRSKPGRQIVTFLLICNISMFAIYTFEAQKVFANPVQLDFYGFIAWSLIQRVTLPLCIFHRFHSAVTLAEVWKTTYKPRLE, encoded by the exons ATGGGTGGTCCTGATGTGAAGGTGGCCACTGTTGATGTGGAAAGTGGAGACAATATGGCTACGCTTCCCGTCTCGAGGGCACACACAGGCGGAAGTGGGGACACTGCTGAGAAGAATAATGCAGCCAACAAGGAGATGGAGCTTAAGAATGTTGTCCCAAAACCACTTCAGag GACATCCCTCTTCATTGTAACCAGCTTGGTGTATGCCATGCTATTGGTTGTGGTTTGCATTTCTTACGTCATCAGCGACGTGAGCACCCGTCGAATCCCCGTAATGTACTACGAGGGATTCTTTACGTATCTCTATGGAGCCAGCATCCTCTTCCTGCTCTACGTGTTCTGCTTCCTTCTACAGG AGAGCACCTGCTGTGCTGGTGGTGAGAAACCACCGAAGCCCGTGAAGGAGAAGAAGccgaagaaggagaagaaaccAAAGAAGGGTGATCCACCAGAGGGAAAGGATGCCAAAGGGGGAAAGGACAAGGACAAGGATGCAGCAAAGGGTGGCAAACCCAGCCCATTCCAG actataaaattcaattttcaggATACAACTGTCGAAGCGGAGAAAGCACCAACACCAAAGAATGTGCGAAAGAGGAAAACTACGCAGAACAATACCACCCATGGGAGTTTCTTCCTCCGTGTCGGTGCAATTg CTTTCGGTTTGGGTACAATGATCTATACTGGATTGGAGTTTGGTTCATTCTTTGAGATTCCTTTTGATTCGCCGTGCCATCAAATTTTACGCGGTGTTAACCCACTTCTTCAGATGATCTTTACTTTTATGCAGATGTATTTCATCTTTATGAATGCAAGG cTCAACATCCATCGCTTCAAAGTATTGGCACGTTTTGGACTGATGCACATCGTTGCGACGAATGTTTGCGTGTGGATCCGTACGCTTGTACTCGAATCAATCAAGGAGATCACACTCTACCACCAACGCCGTGGACCATCACCTGAAGACGGTGCTATTTTAG ATTCCATTCGACGACATACCATGAAGAATGCACGAACGGTTATGGGAACACATCTAGAGCCAGATTTCGATTGGGAGCCACTGCACTCCAATATGAATCTCCAGGAGGCATCATCAGCTGAATCTCCAGCAAATATCCTGTCGCGCATTGTTAAGAGTACAGCTCAAGGTGTAACGGAGGGACTTGCTGAGGATCTGGACAATCCAACtccaacaacaacatcatCCCCTACAACAACCATTGCACACACCACAACAACCTTCCTGAGAAAGCTAAAGCGTGCCACATCAGCCCCAACCACTGCCGAAACATCCACAACCACCACAACAACTACACCTTCCCCACCAACTCCAACCTCAACCCTAGCTTCTATTTTTGCCCTCTTCTCCTCATCCTCAACCACCACAACTACCCCACCAcccacaacaacaacaacaacaaccacAACAGAGTCAATCTTCAGCAACCTCTTCGGCTTTGACCAGCATTCGTATCAGACCTACTCAGAACTGGCACACAATGCCACCAATTCTCTGGACCAGACTGTTGAGAATCTCAATTCGTTGTACCCTCAAGCCTTTACTGCATTCCAGGCCATAAATGTATCAAACTCAACTAATGGTACAAGCTGCGGACGAGTTAATATCATGGGGACCATTGTTCAGGATTCAGCTCCCTACCTATATCCCTTCATCATTGAATACTGCCTGATTGGAGCCGTTGTCATCTACGTAATGTGGCGTCAGATTGGACGATACCCCAA GTTCGCTACGGAGGAAGATCTTGAACATCGTTTAGAAGTGATGCTTTCCCGACGTGCTGTAGCCATGGCTCAGGCCTCCTCAGGTCGCGTTGACTGCATTGGAGCATCGAAGGGACTTTTCTTTGGACTTTTGCTCCTTGTTGGCTCACTGATCTGCTTGATTCTCTTCTTCGTTCTTGTGCGTCATCCACAATTGTCACTCCTGGCTATTTACCTGGCAGACGTATCACACAGCGCTCTAATGGCTTTCTCCGTAATTGCCATTCTTATCGGCTTCTGCAG gGTTCAACACTTGAAATTCCGTTGTGAGGACCAAAGCAACTTGAACGATATCCTTCTGCGTATCTCGGCATTCGGTTTGTTCACCTATTCAGTGTTCAGCGTTATTTCTGGAGCACTTAACTTCCTAGATAGTGAGCCGAATTTGCTTGTCTGCGTCACTGGGGCACTCGCTGTTCTACAG gtgatATTCCAACTGCTCTTCATTGCTGATGTTTCCCGGCGTCGAGTTCACCTTCCAGAGCATGACCGGAGCAAACCAGGACGTCAGATTGTCACATTCTTGCTCATCTGCAATATCTCCATGTTCGCCATCTACACATTTGAGGCACAGAAAGTCTTTGCAAATCCG GTTCAATTGGACTTCTACGGCTTCATTGCCTGGTCACTTATTCAGCGTGTCACCTTGCCCCTGTGCATATTCCATCGATTTCACAGCGCCGTCACTCTGGCAGAGGTCTGGAAGACAACATACAAGCCACGTTTGGAGTAA
- the LOC129790829 gene encoding proton channel OtopLc isoform X14 produces the protein MGGPDVKVATVDVESGDNMATLPVSRAHTGGSGDTAEKNNAANKEMELKNVVPKPLQRTSLFIVTSLVYAMLLVVVCISYVISDVSTRRIPVMYYEGFFTYLYGASILFLLYVFCFLLQESTCCAGGEKPPKPVKEKKPKKEKKPKKGDPPEGKDAKGGKDKDKDAAKGGKPSPFQDTTVEAEKAPTPKNVRKRKTTQNNTTHGSFFLRVGAIAFGLGTMIYTGLEFGSFFEIPFDSPCHQILRGVNPLLQMIFTFMQMYFIFMNARLNIHRFKVLARFGLMHIVATNVCVWIRTLVLESIKEITLYHQRRGPSPEDGAILDSIRRHTMKNARTVMGTHLEPDFDWEPLHSNMNLQEASSAESPANILSRIVKSTAQGVTEGLAEDLDNPTPTTTSSPTTTIAHTTTTFLRKLKRATSAPTTAETSTTTTTTTPSPPTPTSTLASIFALFSSSSTTTTTPPPTTTTTTTTTESIFSNLFGFDQHSYQTYSELAHNATNSLDQTVENLNSLYPQAFTAFQAINVSNSTNGTSCGRVNIMGTIVQDSAPYLYPFIIEYCLIGAVVIYVMWRQIGRYPKFATEEDLEHRLEVMLSRRAVAMAQASSGRVDCIGASKGLFFGLLLLVGSLICLILFFVLVRHPQLSLLAIYLADVSHSALMAFSVIAILIGFCRVQHLKFRCEDQSNLNDILLRISAFGLFTYSVFSVISGALNFLDSEPNLLVCVTGALAVLQVIFQLLFIADVSRRRVHLPEHDRSKPGRQIVTFLLICNISMFAIYTFEAQKVFANPVQLDFYGFIAWSLIQRVTLPLCIFHRFHSAVTLAEVWKTTYKPRLE, from the exons ATGGGTGGTCCTGATGTGAAGGTGGCCACTGTTGATGTGGAAAGTGGAGACAATATGGCTACGCTTCCCGTCTCGAGGGCACACACAGGCGGAAGTGGGGACACTGCTGAGAAGAATAATGCAGCCAACAAGGAGATGGAGCTTAAGAATGTTGTCCCAAAACCACTTCAGag GACATCCCTCTTCATTGTAACCAGCTTGGTGTATGCCATGCTATTGGTTGTGGTTTGCATTTCTTACGTCATCAGCGACGTGAGCACCCGTCGAATCCCCGTAATGTACTACGAGGGATTCTTTACGTATCTCTATGGAGCCAGCATCCTCTTCCTGCTCTACGTGTTCTGCTTCCTTCTACAGG AGAGCACCTGCTGTGCTGGTGGTGAGAAACCACCGAAGCCCGTGAAGGAGAAGAAGccgaagaaggagaagaaaccAAAGAAGGGTGATCCACCAGAGGGAAAGGATGCCAAAGGGGGAAAGGACAAGGACAAGGATGCAGCAAAGGGTGGCAAACCCAGCCCATTCCAG gATACAACTGTCGAAGCGGAGAAAGCACCAACACCAAAGAATGTGCGAAAGAGGAAAACTACGCAGAACAATACCACCCATGGGAGTTTCTTCCTCCGTGTCGGTGCAATTg CTTTCGGTTTGGGTACAATGATCTATACTGGATTGGAGTTTGGTTCATTCTTTGAGATTCCTTTTGATTCGCCGTGCCATCAAATTTTACGCGGTGTTAACCCACTTCTTCAGATGATCTTTACTTTTATGCAGATGTATTTCATCTTTATGAATGCAAGG cTCAACATCCATCGCTTCAAAGTATTGGCACGTTTTGGACTGATGCACATCGTTGCGACGAATGTTTGCGTGTGGATCCGTACGCTTGTACTCGAATCAATCAAGGAGATCACACTCTACCACCAACGCCGTGGACCATCACCTGAAGACGGTGCTATTTTAG ATTCCATTCGACGACATACCATGAAGAATGCACGAACGGTTATGGGAACACATCTAGAGCCAGATTTCGATTGGGAGCCACTGCACTCCAATATGAATCTCCAGGAGGCATCATCAGCTGAATCTCCAGCAAATATCCTGTCGCGCATTGTTAAGAGTACAGCTCAAGGTGTAACGGAGGGACTTGCTGAGGATCTGGACAATCCAACtccaacaacaacatcatCCCCTACAACAACCATTGCACACACCACAACAACCTTCCTGAGAAAGCTAAAGCGTGCCACATCAGCCCCAACCACTGCCGAAACATCCACAACCACCACAACAACTACACCTTCCCCACCAACTCCAACCTCAACCCTAGCTTCTATTTTTGCCCTCTTCTCCTCATCCTCAACCACCACAACTACCCCACCAcccacaacaacaacaacaacaaccacAACAGAGTCAATCTTCAGCAACCTCTTCGGCTTTGACCAGCATTCGTATCAGACCTACTCAGAACTGGCACACAATGCCACCAATTCTCTGGACCAGACTGTTGAGAATCTCAATTCGTTGTACCCTCAAGCCTTTACTGCATTCCAGGCCATAAATGTATCAAACTCAACTAATGGTACAAGCTGCGGACGAGTTAATATCATGGGGACCATTGTTCAGGATTCAGCTCCCTACCTATATCCCTTCATCATTGAATACTGCCTGATTGGAGCCGTTGTCATCTACGTAATGTGGCGTCAGATTGGACGATACCCCAA GTTCGCTACGGAGGAAGATCTTGAACATCGTTTAGAAGTGATGCTTTCCCGACGTGCTGTAGCCATGGCTCAGGCCTCCTCAGGTCGCGTTGACTGCATTGGAGCATCGAAGGGACTTTTCTTTGGACTTTTGCTCCTTGTTGGCTCACTGATCTGCTTGATTCTCTTCTTCGTTCTTGTGCGTCATCCACAATTGTCACTCCTGGCTATTTACCTGGCAGACGTATCACACAGCGCTCTAATGGCTTTCTCCGTAATTGCCATTCTTATCGGCTTCTGCAG gGTTCAACACTTGAAATTCCGTTGTGAGGACCAAAGCAACTTGAACGATATCCTTCTGCGTATCTCGGCATTCGGTTTGTTCACCTATTCAGTGTTCAGCGTTATTTCTGGAGCACTTAACTTCCTAGATAGTGAGCCGAATTTGCTTGTCTGCGTCACTGGGGCACTCGCTGTTCTACAG gtgatATTCCAACTGCTCTTCATTGCTGATGTTTCCCGGCGTCGAGTTCACCTTCCAGAGCATGACCGGAGCAAACCAGGACGTCAGATTGTCACATTCTTGCTCATCTGCAATATCTCCATGTTCGCCATCTACACATTTGAGGCACAGAAAGTCTTTGCAAATCCG GTTCAATTGGACTTCTACGGCTTCATTGCCTGGTCACTTATTCAGCGTGTCACCTTGCCCCTGTGCATATTCCATCGATTTCACAGCGCCGTCACTCTGGCAGAGGTCTGGAAGACAACATACAAGCCACGTTTGGAGTAA
- the LOC129790829 gene encoding proton channel OtopLc isoform X9: MQRCPYIHEMRERLLPPQQPSPPLHQPIQFRHHAPHQHPPTPRPTEPPIAMESQEREGLLMDGRPQDGNQLNPDGYGSHTSPAHQRTPLVPRDLGEDFSLDYDEEPLDPRRPKNAKTSLFIVTSLVYAMLLVVVCISYVISDVSTRRIPVMYYEGFFTYLYGASILFLLYVFCFLLQESTCCAGGEKPPKPVKEKKPKKEKKPKKGDPPEGKDAKGGKDKDKDAAKGGKPSPFQDTTVEAEKAPTPKNVRKRKTTQNNTTHGSFFLRVGAIAFGLGTMIYTGLEFGSFFEIPFDSPCHQILRGVNPLLQMIFTFMQMYFIFMNARLNIHRFKVLARFGLMHIVATNVCVWIRTLVLESIKEITLYHQRRGPSPEDGAILDSIRRHTMKNARTVMGTHLEPDFDWEPLHSNMNLQEASSAESPANILSRIVKSTAQGVTEGLAEDLDNPTPTTTSSPTTTIAHTTTTFLRKLKRATSAPTTAETSTTTTTTTPSPPTPTSTLASIFALFSSSSTTTTTPPPTTTTTTTTTESIFSNLFGFDQHSYQTYSELAHNATNSLDQTVENLNSLYPQAFTAFQAINVSNSTNGTSCGRVNIMGTIVQDSAPYLYPFIIEYCLIGAVVIYVMWRQIGRYPKFATEEDLEHRLEVMLSRRAVAMAQASSGRVDCIGASKGLFFGLLLLVGSLICLILFFVLVRHPQLSLLAIYLADVSHSALMAFSVIAILIGFCRVQHLKFRCEDQSNLNDILLRISAFGLFTYSVFSVISGALNFLDSEPNLLVCVTGALAVLQVIFQLLFIADVSRRRVHLPEHDRSKPGRQIVTFLLICNISMFAIYTFEAQKVFANPVQLDFYGFIAWSLIQRVTLPLCIFHRFHSAVTLAEVWKTTYKPRLE; encoded by the exons ATGCAACGCTGTCCGTATATTCATGAGATGCGAGAACGCCTTCTGCCGCCCCAGCAGCCCTCACCGCCACTTCATCAGCCCATCCAGTTTCGTCATCACGCACCCCATCAGCATCCGCCCACGCCGCGTCCCACAGAGCCCCCAATAGCCATGGAGAGCCAGGAGCGCGAGGGCCTACTCATGGACGGTCGCCCTCAGGATGGTAATCAG TTGAATCCCGATGGATATGGTTCACATACAAGCCCAGCACATCAGCGCACCCCGCTTGTGCCGCGAGACCTGGGGGAGGACTTCAGCTTGGATTACGACGAAGAGCCGCTCGATCCGCGAAGACCAAAAAATGCCAA GACATCCCTCTTCATTGTAACCAGCTTGGTGTATGCCATGCTATTGGTTGTGGTTTGCATTTCTTACGTCATCAGCGACGTGAGCACCCGTCGAATCCCCGTAATGTACTACGAGGGATTCTTTACGTATCTCTATGGAGCCAGCATCCTCTTCCTGCTCTACGTGTTCTGCTTCCTTCTACAGG AGAGCACCTGCTGTGCTGGTGGTGAGAAACCACCGAAGCCCGTGAAGGAGAAGAAGccgaagaaggagaagaaaccAAAGAAGGGTGATCCACCAGAGGGAAAGGATGCCAAAGGGGGAAAGGACAAGGACAAGGATGCAGCAAAGGGTGGCAAACCCAGCCCATTCCAG gATACAACTGTCGAAGCGGAGAAAGCACCAACACCAAAGAATGTGCGAAAGAGGAAAACTACGCAGAACAATACCACCCATGGGAGTTTCTTCCTCCGTGTCGGTGCAATTg CTTTCGGTTTGGGTACAATGATCTATACTGGATTGGAGTTTGGTTCATTCTTTGAGATTCCTTTTGATTCGCCGTGCCATCAAATTTTACGCGGTGTTAACCCACTTCTTCAGATGATCTTTACTTTTATGCAGATGTATTTCATCTTTATGAATGCAAGG cTCAACATCCATCGCTTCAAAGTATTGGCACGTTTTGGACTGATGCACATCGTTGCGACGAATGTTTGCGTGTGGATCCGTACGCTTGTACTCGAATCAATCAAGGAGATCACACTCTACCACCAACGCCGTGGACCATCACCTGAAGACGGTGCTATTTTAG ATTCCATTCGACGACATACCATGAAGAATGCACGAACGGTTATGGGAACACATCTAGAGCCAGATTTCGATTGGGAGCCACTGCACTCCAATATGAATCTCCAGGAGGCATCATCAGCTGAATCTCCAGCAAATATCCTGTCGCGCATTGTTAAGAGTACAGCTCAAGGTGTAACGGAGGGACTTGCTGAGGATCTGGACAATCCAACtccaacaacaacatcatCCCCTACAACAACCATTGCACACACCACAACAACCTTCCTGAGAAAGCTAAAGCGTGCCACATCAGCCCCAACCACTGCCGAAACATCCACAACCACCACAACAACTACACCTTCCCCACCAACTCCAACCTCAACCCTAGCTTCTATTTTTGCCCTCTTCTCCTCATCCTCAACCACCACAACTACCCCACCAcccacaacaacaacaacaacaaccacAACAGAGTCAATCTTCAGCAACCTCTTCGGCTTTGACCAGCATTCGTATCAGACCTACTCAGAACTGGCACACAATGCCACCAATTCTCTGGACCAGACTGTTGAGAATCTCAATTCGTTGTACCCTCAAGCCTTTACTGCATTCCAGGCCATAAATGTATCAAACTCAACTAATGGTACAAGCTGCGGACGAGTTAATATCATGGGGACCATTGTTCAGGATTCAGCTCCCTACCTATATCCCTTCATCATTGAATACTGCCTGATTGGAGCCGTTGTCATCTACGTAATGTGGCGTCAGATTGGACGATACCCCAA GTTCGCTACGGAGGAAGATCTTGAACATCGTTTAGAAGTGATGCTTTCCCGACGTGCTGTAGCCATGGCTCAGGCCTCCTCAGGTCGCGTTGACTGCATTGGAGCATCGAAGGGACTTTTCTTTGGACTTTTGCTCCTTGTTGGCTCACTGATCTGCTTGATTCTCTTCTTCGTTCTTGTGCGTCATCCACAATTGTCACTCCTGGCTATTTACCTGGCAGACGTATCACACAGCGCTCTAATGGCTTTCTCCGTAATTGCCATTCTTATCGGCTTCTGCAG gGTTCAACACTTGAAATTCCGTTGTGAGGACCAAAGCAACTTGAACGATATCCTTCTGCGTATCTCGGCATTCGGTTTGTTCACCTATTCAGTGTTCAGCGTTATTTCTGGAGCACTTAACTTCCTAGATAGTGAGCCGAATTTGCTTGTCTGCGTCACTGGGGCACTCGCTGTTCTACAG gtgatATTCCAACTGCTCTTCATTGCTGATGTTTCCCGGCGTCGAGTTCACCTTCCAGAGCATGACCGGAGCAAACCAGGACGTCAGATTGTCACATTCTTGCTCATCTGCAATATCTCCATGTTCGCCATCTACACATTTGAGGCACAGAAAGTCTTTGCAAATCCG GTTCAATTGGACTTCTACGGCTTCATTGCCTGGTCACTTATTCAGCGTGTCACCTTGCCCCTGTGCATATTCCATCGATTTCACAGCGCCGTCACTCTGGCAGAGGTCTGGAAGACAACATACAAGCCACGTTTGGAGTAA